A segment of the Bacillus pseudomycoides genome:
TGTTTCGTTAACATTTCTTTGCCTTCTGCAGTCAATGTTAGATTAACGACTCGTTCATCTTGTTTATTTCGTTCCTTTATAACGAATCCTCTTTGAATCAGGCGTTTCACATGCTCGGATGCAGTATTATGAGATAAGCCTAATTCAGATGCGACCTTACCAATTGTAGTTTCCGTTTCTCGGGAAATGATTTGCATAATCCGAATAGCTTGGTGAGAAAGGTTGTCTTCATATTCATACCGTAAGTGATAATAAATGGTCTCCCAATTCTGATTGATGTTCTTCATGATCATAATCCTCCACTTTTATTTATATCGTATGATAAGATATATTCGTTTTGTAAGAAGTAAATTCCTTCTATGTTACATAAAAATATTGAAAAAGTTTATTTTTGTTGAAATATACGGTACTCTTAGTGTAAAGGTATACAAATAGCAAGAGAGAGGATGAGTGAAGTGCATACATTTAAATGGATTAGTCATGAAAAGATGTATTTAGACCAAGTGCATGTTGAAAAATGTGGTCCTCTTTCAGTTGGTATATATGGTGGAAATCAAGAGAGTGATGCGTATGAAAGAGGAGATGCAGTACTAGCTTGGTGGGACCCGCAATTGGAATTTGAATTTGTTATGATCTTTGATGCTCATCATAAAACGAAAAATATACATTATATAATAGAAGCAATTTCTGAAAGAAAAGAGAAGTTACAGGAATTATTCTCATACCCAGTTCATCTTGCATTTCATCATACACATATGTATTTATTAGCGTTATTTACAGATGAGTCGTTTATTGAGAAAAGTGAACAAGAAAATGAAGA
Coding sequences within it:
- a CDS encoding MarR family winged helix-turn-helix transcriptional regulator → MKNINQNWETIYYHLRYEYEDNLSHQAIRIMQIISRETETTIGKVASELGLSHNTASEHVKRLIQRGFVIKERNKQDERVVNLTLTAEGKEMLTKHTLLDEEKLKVLEFQFSKEEQQLIEKAFSLLAKEAKYAFPR